A genomic region of Methanosarcina thermophila TM-1 contains the following coding sequences:
- the mptA gene encoding GTP cyclohydrolase MptA, which produces MEHCTFNLPDVQASKPSIAINLTRVGVTNVKKLVEIKRKDKRPIVLISTFDVFVDLPSDRKGANLSRNFEAVDEVLEKVVSTPVYEIEQLCSDIAHNLLGRHEYANRAEVRMKSEYMIRRTSPSTGIKCQEVVNIFAEASAIRGTGNDDYFDVKKLIGAEVVGMTACPCAQEIMRDKAANELSKLGVDNDTIIKFLERVPMATHNQRGRGIISIKVAHDFDVSLESIIKIIERSMSSSVYEVLKRSDEKVVVETAHMNPKFVEDCVRTMADNIVKEFPDLPDNAVITIKQTNEESIHRHNAFAERVALMGELRMEINQG; this is translated from the coding sequence ATGGAACATTGTACTTTCAACCTCCCGGACGTCCAGGCCAGTAAACCAAGTATAGCTATAAACCTTACCCGTGTAGGGGTAACAAATGTGAAAAAACTCGTTGAAATCAAGCGAAAAGACAAACGCCCTATAGTATTGATTTCAACGTTTGACGTTTTTGTTGATCTGCCATCCGATCGGAAAGGAGCAAATCTCTCGCGCAACTTCGAAGCAGTAGACGAAGTACTGGAGAAAGTGGTCAGCACACCTGTGTACGAAATAGAGCAGTTGTGCAGTGACATTGCACATAACCTGCTTGGCAGGCATGAATATGCTAATCGGGCAGAAGTTCGGATGAAAAGTGAATACATGATCAGACGTACTTCCCCATCAACTGGAATCAAATGCCAGGAAGTTGTAAATATCTTTGCTGAAGCATCTGCCATAAGGGGGACAGGGAATGATGACTATTTTGATGTAAAGAAGCTAATAGGTGCCGAAGTTGTAGGAATGACAGCTTGCCCCTGCGCTCAGGAGATTATGAGAGATAAGGCTGCAAATGAGCTTTCCAAGCTTGGAGTTGACAATGATACAATTATAAAATTCCTTGAGAGAGTTCCCATGGCGACCCATAACCAGCGCGGAAGAGGTATTATCTCAATCAAGGTAGCACATGATTTCGATGTTTCCCTCGAGAGCATCATTAAAATTATTGAACGCTCTATGAGTTCCAGCGTGTATGAAGTTTTGAAACGCTCAGATGAAAAGGTCGTTGTAGAAACTGCACATATGAATCCGAAATTTGTAGAAGATTGTGTAAGAACTATGGCTGACAATATAGTAAAAGAGTTTCCAGATCTTCCTGATAATGCGGTAATCACCATCAAACAGACCAATGAAGAAAGTATCCACAGACACAATGCTTTTGCCGAAAGAGTCGCCCTGATGGGAGAACTCAGGATGGAAATC
- a CDS encoding non-histone chromosomal MC1 family protein, translated as MSNTRNFVLRDEDGNEHGVFTGKQPRQAALKAANRGSGTKANPDIIRLRERGTKKVHVFKAWKEIVDAPKNRPAWMPEKISKPFVKKERIEKLE; from the coding sequence ATGTCCAACACAAGAAATTTTGTTTTACGAGACGAAGATGGCAATGAGCACGGAGTTTTCACCGGAAAACAGCCTCGACAGGCTGCCCTGAAAGCTGCAAACCGGGGCTCCGGGACTAAAGCCAATCCGGATATCATCCGCCTCAGAGAACGCGGGACAAAGAAGGTGCACGTTTTCAAGGCATGGAAGGAAATTGTCGACGCCCCTAAAAACAGGCCAGCCTGGATGCCTGAGAAAATCAGCAAGCCCTTTGTCAAGAAAGAAAGGATAGAAAAGCTCGAATAA
- the argB gene encoding acetylglutamate kinase, whose translation MELKRENVLIEALPYMQEFYDSIMVIKVGGNAMVNPQIMEDIIKDIVLLRYVGIKPVIVHGGGPEITEKMERMGKKAEFFQGLRITDDETMEIARMVLVGNINTKIVSLIGVFGGKGIGLSGHDGRMILGHKQGAKKVIVDGVETEVDIGWVGECEVINPDILHIVLENGYIPVISPIAVDIKGNALNINADIVAGDIAAALHAKKLILMTDVPGLLKDVKDPSSRISCVTLEDIDTLISEGVIQGGMIPKIKGAAVAVENGVERAHIINGNVPHSMLLELFTDCGVGTMVCKLEKSQE comes from the coding sequence ATGGAACTTAAGAGAGAAAACGTACTCATTGAAGCCCTGCCTTATATGCAGGAGTTCTATGACTCAATCATGGTTATCAAAGTGGGCGGAAACGCAATGGTTAACCCCCAGATCATGGAAGATATTATAAAAGATATTGTGCTCCTGCGCTACGTGGGAATCAAACCCGTTATTGTTCACGGGGGCGGGCCCGAGATCACGGAAAAAATGGAGCGGATGGGCAAGAAGGCTGAATTTTTCCAGGGGCTACGTATCACAGATGACGAGACTATGGAAATTGCCAGAATGGTACTTGTCGGGAATATCAATACCAAAATCGTGTCCCTCATAGGAGTTTTTGGGGGAAAAGGCATCGGGCTCAGCGGTCACGACGGCAGAATGATCCTTGGGCACAAACAGGGTGCGAAGAAGGTAATAGTCGACGGTGTCGAAACTGAAGTCGATATTGGTTGGGTTGGAGAGTGTGAAGTGATTAATCCTGACATCCTTCATATAGTGCTTGAGAACGGTTACATTCCAGTCATTTCTCCTATTGCAGTGGATATAAAAGGCAATGCTTTGAATATTAATGCCGATATAGTAGCAGGTGACATTGCGGCAGCTTTACACGCTAAAAAGCTTATTCTGATGACTGACGTCCCAGGTCTGCTTAAAGATGTAAAGGATCCCAGCAGCCGCATCTCTTGTGTGACTCTGGAAGATATTGATACTCTAATCTCAGAAGGCGTTATACAGGGAGGCATGATTCCAAAAATTAAAGGCGCAGCAGTTGCGGTTGAAAACGGGGTCGAAAGGGCTCATATAATAAATGGAAATGTCCCTCACTCCATGCTTCTTGAGCTCTTTACCGATTGCGGTGTCGGAACTATGGTCTGCAAGTTAGAAAAGTCACAAGAGTAA